In a genomic window of Lysobacterales bacterium:
- a CDS encoding class I SAM-dependent methyltransferase, whose amino-acid sequence MTTKTFVKPLSAMEARFEAQKIAFGPVVFQCVRIARQWGVLTQLDQTPAGCSIAELAQLSQRSEYAMSVLLETCLSAGVVSVSDDRYRIEKTGQLLLHDELTRVNLEFVHEICYAGMADLETALVEARPAGLHHLGPWPTVYPGLRDLPAAAKRAWFDFDHHYSDSAFAMALPHVFAKRPARLMDIGANTGKWARHCLEYDASVHLTLVDLPEQIGVARANLHEHAPRVDYCEVDVLDATTPFPGGQDAIWMSQFLSCFSTETMATILRRAAASLNPDGRVFVLDTFWDRQRFDIAAYCIINTSPYFTAIANGVSKMYRAQEYIELATAAGLRLADIRDDIGLSHSLLSLTRA is encoded by the coding sequence ATGACCACCAAAACGTTCGTGAAGCCGCTTTCCGCAATGGAGGCACGCTTCGAGGCCCAGAAGATCGCGTTCGGGCCGGTGGTGTTCCAGTGCGTGCGCATCGCGCGTCAGTGGGGCGTGCTCACCCAGCTCGACCAGACGCCCGCAGGCTGCAGCATCGCCGAACTGGCGCAGCTCTCGCAGCGCAGCGAATACGCCATGAGCGTGCTGCTGGAGACCTGCCTGAGCGCCGGTGTGGTCAGCGTGAGCGACGACCGTTATCGCATCGAGAAGACCGGGCAACTGCTGCTGCACGATGAACTGACGCGGGTGAATCTCGAGTTCGTGCATGAGATTTGCTACGCCGGCATGGCCGATCTCGAGACCGCGCTGGTCGAGGCGCGTCCGGCCGGATTGCACCATCTGGGTCCGTGGCCGACGGTGTATCCGGGTCTGCGTGATCTGCCCGCAGCGGCCAAGCGCGCCTGGTTCGACTTCGACCACCACTATTCCGATTCGGCCTTCGCGATGGCCTTGCCGCATGTGTTCGCCAAGCGCCCGGCGCGACTGATGGACATCGGCGCCAACACCGGCAAGTGGGCGCGGCATTGCCTGGAGTACGACGCTTCGGTGCACCTGACCTTGGTCGATCTGCCGGAGCAGATCGGCGTGGCGCGCGCCAACCTGCACGAGCATGCGCCGCGCGTCGACTACTGCGAGGTCGATGTGCTCGATGCCACCACGCCGTTTCCGGGCGGCCAGGACGCGATCTGGATGAGCCAGTTCCTGAGTTGCTTCAGCACCGAGACCATGGCCACGATCCTGCGTCGCGCGGCCGCCAGCCTGAATCCGGACGGGCGCGTGTTCGTGCTCGACACCTTCTGGGATCGGCAGCGCTTCGACATCGCCGCGTACTGCATCATCAACACCTCGCCGTACTTCACCGCGATCGCCAACGGCGTCAGCAAGATGTACCGGGCGCAGGAGTACATCGAGCTGGCGACGGCTGCCGGGCTGCGCCTGGCCGATATCCGCGATGACATCGGGCTCAGCCACAGCCTGCTCAGTCTCACGCGCGCCTGA
- a CDS encoding beta-ketoacyl synthase chain length factor — protein sequence MDPRFTLHHWAAWAPGLTDSVAWQDWFAAPCAVVGDEAPALTEMPAMMRRRVERLGRAALQVAYRALQGAPACATVFASRYGDMQRSVDLMRQLANDGAVSPTAFSMSVHNAFAALFSIARGDRSNYSAVAAGAETAECALVEAIGLLAEGAPEVLVVYYDEPLPEPLQGFSPPGEFLRAWACRIGPATESGIGYTLQAPVATTDVDADADADADADADADADATAAMPADLQLLRFLTGAQASHRRVVEGRQWLWRRA from the coding sequence ATGGATCCTCGCTTCACCCTCCACCATTGGGCTGCCTGGGCGCCGGGCCTGACTGATTCTGTCGCGTGGCAGGACTGGTTCGCGGCGCCGTGCGCGGTGGTTGGCGACGAAGCGCCTGCGCTCACCGAGATGCCGGCGATGATGCGGCGTCGGGTCGAGCGGTTGGGGCGTGCGGCGTTGCAGGTCGCGTATCGGGCGCTGCAGGGTGCGCCGGCTTGTGCCACGGTGTTCGCGTCGCGCTACGGCGACATGCAGCGCTCGGTCGATCTGATGCGGCAACTGGCGAACGACGGCGCGGTGTCGCCGACCGCCTTCAGCATGTCGGTGCACAACGCGTTCGCGGCGCTGTTCTCGATCGCGCGTGGCGACCGCTCCAACTACAGCGCGGTGGCGGCGGGTGCCGAGACCGCGGAGTGCGCCCTGGTCGAAGCCATCGGCCTGCTCGCCGAGGGCGCGCCCGAGGTGCTGGTGGTCTATTACGACGAACCACTGCCGGAGCCGCTGCAGGGTTTCTCGCCACCGGGCGAATTCCTGCGTGCCTGGGCCTGCCGCATCGGGCCGGCCACCGAGTCCGGCATCGGCTACACGCTGCAGGCGCCAGTTGCGACAACGGATGTCGACGCTGATGCTGATGCTGATGCTGATGCTGATGCTGATGCTGATGCTGATGCGACCGCCGCGATGCCCGCCGATCTGCAACTGTTGCGCTTTCTCACCGGCGCACAGGCATCGCACCGGCGCGTGGTCGAGGGCCGCCAGTGGCTATGGAGGCGCGCATGA
- a CDS encoding 1-acyl-sn-glycerol-3-phosphate acyltransferase, which yields MIALLERGWRVIATGIAFSSFGIGGLLLRLVYFPLLDLGVRDRARKARLARAMVKRSFAAHIELMRVLGILRYTISGAEKLRREGLLILANHPTLIDVVFLISLVPNADCVVKARLARNSFTRGPVRATNYICNDSGAGLIEDCIGSIRAGSNLVIFPEGTRTPLDGRTRLQRGAANVAVRGGIDVTPVLIDCSPRSLTKGLPWWRVPARRMQFSIEVRDDIAVQPFLVAAEGEAAIAARRLTHHLQSYFETEKPAHAGA from the coding sequence ATGATCGCGCTGCTCGAGCGCGGCTGGCGTGTGATCGCCACCGGCATCGCGTTTTCCAGCTTCGGCATCGGCGGCCTTCTGCTGCGCCTGGTTTACTTTCCGCTGCTCGATCTTGGCGTGCGTGACCGCGCGCGCAAGGCGCGACTGGCGCGGGCGATGGTCAAGCGCAGTTTCGCCGCGCACATCGAGTTGATGCGCGTGCTCGGCATCCTGCGCTACACCATCAGCGGTGCCGAGAAGCTGCGCCGCGAGGGCCTGCTGATTCTGGCCAACCATCCGACCCTGATCGATGTCGTGTTCCTGATTTCGCTGGTGCCGAACGCCGACTGCGTGGTCAAGGCGCGGCTGGCGCGCAATTCGTTCACGCGCGGCCCGGTGCGCGCCACCAATTACATCTGCAACGACTCCGGCGCCGGCCTGATCGAAGACTGCATCGGTTCGATCCGCGCCGGCAGCAACCTGGTGATCTTCCCGGAAGGCACGCGCACGCCGCTGGATGGCCGCACGCGGCTGCAGCGCGGCGCCGCAAACGTGGCAGTGCGCGGTGGCATCGATGTCACCCCGGTGCTGATCGATTGCAGCCCGCGCAGCCTGACCAAGGGCCTGCCCTGGTGGCGAGTGCCGGCGCGGCGCATGCAGTTCAGCATCGAAGTGCGCGACGATATCGCCGTGCAGCCGTTCCTGGTCGCGGCCGAGGGCGAAGCCGCAATTGCGGCGCGGCGTTTGACGCATCACCTGCAATCCTATTTCGAGACGGAGAAACCCGCCCATGCTGGCGCTTGA
- a CDS encoding acyl carrier protein — protein sequence MLALEDEIKSLIIEAANLEDISPADIGTEAPLFGEGLGLDSIDALELGLALQRRYGLSLSADSAETRRHFASVRALADFVAAGRSK from the coding sequence ATGCTGGCGCTTGAAGACGAAATCAAATCGCTGATCATCGAGGCGGCGAATCTCGAGGACATCAGCCCCGCCGACATCGGCACCGAAGCGCCGCTGTTCGGCGAGGGCCTCGGGCTCGACTCGATCGACGCGCTCGAACTCGGTCTCGCACTGCAGCGTCGCTACGGACTCAGCCTGTCCGCCGACTCCGCCGAAACCCGGCGCCATTTCGCCAGCGTGCGCGCGCTCGCCGATTTCGTCGCCGCCGGCCGCAGCAAGTGA
- a CDS encoding acyl carrier protein produces MTRQELFDQLSAILQKSFDISPDRIKPESRLFEDLDIDSIDAVDLIVKLKPLVGKRLHPDAFKAVRTLDDVVNALQGLLDEPAAG; encoded by the coding sequence ATGACCCGACAAGAACTGTTCGACCAGCTCAGCGCGATCCTGCAGAAGTCCTTCGACATCAGCCCTGATCGGATCAAGCCCGAGTCGCGCCTGTTCGAGGACCTCGACATCGACAGCATCGATGCCGTTGACCTGATCGTGAAACTCAAGCCGCTGGTCGGCAAGCGCCTGCACCCGGACGCATTCAAGGCGGTGCGCACGCTCGACGATGTCGTCAACGCGTTGCAGGGCCTGCTGGACGAGCCCGCGGCGGGTTGA
- a CDS encoding acyl-CoA synthetase, protein MAEFIDLDALLARGRAADARFARRGGSDLDFAWFANRAARWRDAFAQVAGPRVAIFFEDSAEFAAALFGAWHAGKQAVLPADVLPDTLDRLRALVAAVAGDFPADAALQRVHAGDVADTLAAWSPLAADAIAVHVFTSGSTGTPTLIAKTVAQLCAEARAFEAAFAARIGGGCVLAGVTHQHLYGLSFRLLWPLAAGRPFASARLQFPEDLAATLAVTPDAVLVASPAQLKRLPESLDWTRARQQLRAVFSSGGPLPDAALPLCAHVLGRVPIEIYGSSETGAVAWRERPLQADVPWQPLPGVEWRIDAERLALRAPWIAADEWLESADRVAARESGFDLLGRGDRIVKIEEKRVSLHGIEHTLAASGLVAEVRALVLSGERERIGVVVVPSEVGWQLHDHGGRRALADALRQLLLGTLEAVVLPRHWRFPWALPMNATGKTSEAALQRLFDARRPHARLLEHSADGASLRIEVAASSPFFDGHFAGAPILPGVTQIDWAIRFARELFALPTEFARIENLKFHDWIGAATEITLTLERAGADAIAFRIASAKRNHASGRIRFAAAP, encoded by the coding sequence ATGGCTGAGTTCATCGATCTTGACGCGCTGCTCGCGCGCGGTCGTGCCGCCGACGCGCGCTTCGCCCGGCGTGGCGGCAGCGACCTCGACTTCGCCTGGTTCGCCAACCGCGCCGCTCGCTGGCGCGATGCGTTTGCGCAGGTCGCAGGCCCGCGCGTCGCGATCTTCTTCGAGGACAGCGCCGAGTTCGCGGCGGCGTTGTTCGGTGCCTGGCATGCCGGCAAGCAGGCGGTGTTGCCCGCCGACGTCTTGCCCGACACCCTGGACCGGCTTCGCGCGCTGGTGGCGGCAGTGGCCGGCGATTTCCCCGCCGACGCGGCGCTGCAGCGCGTACACGCCGGCGACGTGGCGGACACTCTTGCGGCATGGTCGCCGCTCGCGGCCGATGCCATCGCCGTGCACGTGTTCACCTCGGGCTCGACCGGCACGCCGACGCTGATCGCCAAGACCGTCGCGCAACTGTGCGCCGAAGCCCGCGCGTTCGAGGCCGCGTTTGCGGCGCGCATCGGTGGCGGTTGCGTGCTGGCCGGCGTCACCCACCAGCACCTATACGGGCTCAGCTTCCGGCTGCTGTGGCCGCTGGCCGCAGGGCGGCCCTTCGCCAGCGCGCGTCTGCAGTTCCCGGAGGATCTGGCGGCGACGCTCGCGGTCACGCCGGATGCGGTGCTGGTTGCAAGCCCGGCGCAGCTGAAGCGGCTTCCCGAATCGCTCGACTGGACGCGCGCGCGCCAACAGTTGCGTGCCGTGTTCAGCAGCGGCGGACCCTTGCCCGATGCCGCTCTGCCGCTATGCGCGCACGTGCTTGGGCGCGTGCCGATCGAGATCTACGGCAGCTCGGAAACCGGCGCCGTGGCCTGGCGCGAGCGTCCGCTGCAGGCCGACGTTCCCTGGCAACCGCTGCCTGGCGTCGAATGGCGCATCGACGCCGAGCGACTGGCGCTGCGCGCGCCCTGGATCGCGGCGGACGAATGGCTGGAGAGCGCCGATCGTGTCGCCGCACGCGAGAGCGGCTTTGATCTGCTCGGGCGCGGCGACCGCATCGTCAAAATCGAGGAGAAGCGGGTGTCGCTGCACGGCATCGAGCACACGCTTGCCGCCAGCGGCCTGGTAGCCGAGGTGCGGGCTTTGGTGCTCAGCGGCGAGCGCGAGCGCATCGGTGTCGTCGTCGTGCCGAGCGAGGTAGGTTGGCAGTTGCACGATCACGGCGGTCGCCGTGCGCTCGCCGACGCGCTGCGTCAGCTGCTGCTCGGCACCCTCGAAGCGGTGGTGCTGCCGCGGCACTGGCGCTTCCCGTGGGCGCTGCCAATGAACGCCACCGGCAAGACCAGCGAAGCGGCGCTGCAACGGTTGTTCGATGCGCGCCGACCGCACGCGCGCCTGCTCGAACACAGCGCCGATGGCGCAAGCTTGCGCATCGAAGTGGCGGCATCCTCGCCGTTTTTCGACGGACATTTCGCGGGCGCGCCAATCCTGCCGGGGGTGACCCAGATCGACTGGGCGATCCGCTTCGCGCGTGAACTGTTCGCGCTGCCGACGGAGTTCGCGCGCATCGAGAACCTCAAGTTCCACGACTGGATCGGCGCCGCGACCGAGATCACGCTGACGCTGGAGCGCGCCGGCGCCGACGCCATCGCCTTCCGCATCGCCTCGGCGAAACGCAACCACGCCAGCGGCCGCATCCGCTTTGCGGCGGCGCCATGA
- a CDS encoding glycosyltransferase family 2 protein has protein sequence MKLCVVIPVYNHGDAIGGVVASVLRHRLPCLMVDDGSEPGCAQRIRELVAAHPENVCALRLDVNQGKGAAMLAGFREAGRLGYSHALQIDADGQHDGDDLPRFAALAAQHPQAVICGTPVYDASVPKGRLYGRYLTHVWVWINTLSFAIRDSMCGFRVYPLAETIALINSARIGKRMDFDTEIAVRLHWCGLEIINMPTRVRYPAGGVSHFRLFRDNALISRMHTRLFFGMLLRLPKLVIRNIRRVY, from the coding sequence ATGAAGTTGTGCGTGGTCATTCCGGTCTACAACCACGGCGACGCCATCGGCGGCGTGGTCGCGTCGGTGCTGCGCCACCGGCTGCCCTGCCTGATGGTCGACGACGGCAGCGAGCCCGGCTGCGCGCAGCGCATCCGCGAACTCGTCGCCGCGCATCCCGAAAACGTGTGCGCGCTGCGGCTCGATGTCAATCAAGGCAAGGGCGCCGCGATGCTGGCCGGCTTCCGCGAGGCGGGACGGCTCGGTTACAGCCACGCCCTGCAGATCGATGCCGACGGCCAGCACGACGGCGACGACCTGCCACGCTTCGCCGCGCTCGCCGCGCAGCATCCGCAAGCCGTGATCTGCGGCACCCCGGTGTACGACGCATCGGTGCCCAAGGGTCGCCTGTATGGCCGCTACCTCACCCATGTCTGGGTCTGGATCAACACCCTCTCGTTCGCGATCCGGGACTCGATGTGCGGCTTCCGCGTCTATCCGCTGGCAGAAACGATCGCACTGATTAATTCAGCTAGGATCGGCAAGAGAATGGATTTCGATACCGAAATTGCTGTCCGCCTTCATTGGTGTGGGCTCGAAATCATCAACATGCCGACCCGAGTGAGGTACCCTGCAGGCGGTGTTTCTCACTTCCGGTTGTTCCGCGATAACGCGTTAATTTCTCGCATGCACACCAGACTTTTCTTTGGAATGTTGTTGCGACTTCCGAAGTTGGTTATCAGGAATATTCGACGTGTTTATTAG
- a CDS encoding beta-lactamase family protein — protein sequence MIKRSFQLLLAAISALPLVACGTLSRMQLDADSRESERFAQSGNLRAEVDSLFQPLIDQGETPGVVVGVLLGDGSRHVFSYGVADKSTGKQPNSKTLFAVGSLSKLFLGEITAQLVLERRMMWNDTLETLLPQEIALSDDAKKITLLQLATHTSGLPRQPMTPRTLGYFFGYLFTGNSFYRHFDKKYILNYLSNFDAPSKVGRQYSNIGYGLLTYIIERRTGTRVDDLLHERVTAPLSLSDTAYTPEGLPDYSNMARGYAGDQPKFIRRGRPVPDWRFTDAMRGAAAMYSNADDLLTFAGVHLNGTDNPALDAAIKESLSLRPTSGTETAAVAWTVEEGAGTKIAYQVGLVGGYTSYIGMDLEHRIAVVVLQNSFNWTMIGHRLLLRVANAQRVVPS from the coding sequence ATGATCAAACGCAGTTTCCAGTTATTGTTGGCGGCCATTTCGGCGTTGCCACTCGTGGCCTGCGGAACCCTGTCGCGCATGCAATTGGATGCGGATAGCCGCGAATCCGAGAGGTTTGCGCAGAGCGGAAACTTGCGGGCTGAAGTGGATTCCTTGTTTCAGCCGCTGATCGACCAGGGGGAGACTCCCGGGGTGGTTGTCGGCGTGTTGCTGGGCGATGGAAGCAGGCATGTATTCAGCTATGGAGTCGCTGATAAGTCGACCGGCAAGCAACCCAACAGCAAGACGTTGTTCGCGGTGGGTTCGCTAAGCAAACTATTTTTGGGAGAAATCACTGCGCAACTTGTGCTGGAGCGCAGGATGATGTGGAACGACACTCTTGAAACGCTTCTCCCACAAGAAATTGCTCTCAGTGACGACGCCAAAAAAATTACTCTCCTCCAGCTGGCAACGCATACTTCCGGCCTACCGCGTCAGCCCATGACGCCGAGGACGCTTGGATACTTTTTCGGGTACTTGTTCACCGGAAACAGTTTCTATCGACATTTCGACAAGAAATACATATTGAATTACTTGTCAAATTTCGACGCGCCGTCGAAGGTTGGTAGGCAGTATTCGAACATCGGCTATGGCTTGCTTACCTACATCATCGAACGGCGGACCGGGACGCGAGTGGACGACTTATTGCACGAGCGCGTGACCGCACCCCTGTCCTTGAGCGATACCGCGTACACACCGGAAGGGTTGCCAGACTACTCGAATATGGCGCGTGGATACGCCGGAGACCAACCAAAGTTCATTCGCCGAGGTCGCCCTGTTCCCGATTGGAGGTTCACTGACGCCATGCGGGGTGCGGCTGCAATGTACTCGAACGCAGATGACTTGCTGACCTTCGCTGGCGTTCACTTGAACGGCACGGACAATCCAGCGCTCGATGCCGCAATCAAGGAGAGTCTGAGCCTGCGCCCTACAAGCGGGACTGAAACGGCTGCTGTCGCATGGACCGTCGAAGAAGGTGCCGGCACCAAGATCGCCTATCAGGTTGGGCTCGTGGGCGGATACACCAGTTACATCGGCATGGACCTGGAGCACAGGATCGCGGTAGTTGTGCTGCAAAACAGCTTCAACTGGACAATGATCGGCCACAGGTTATTGCTCAGAGTCGCAAATGCGCAGCGTGTCGTTCCATCGTGA
- a CDS encoding acyltransferase — translation MSAALARPHWAGMGESTFVFGIWLLYGVHRLFGRWPFRICLYPVVLLHWASRAVVRQASMQYLERIEVATGALGHPVRRRDSLRHVALFAETLLDKLLAVAGRYPFARVRVEGRERALATLSPGRGAVIVTAHLGCLELCRVLAGHYSSARLNILVHTRHAAQFNRMLKRLAPESDVNLIEVSEVNAATAVLLADKIDAGEHVVIAGDRVPVRASQTVRVDFLGHAADFPVGPYVLAGLLKCPLLLLGCIHEGASYCVSLQCLAERVVLPRGRRAEALQEQAQVYADALTRLLVRSPFDWFNFFPFWDQAHADPQR, via the coding sequence ATGAGTGCTGCGCTGGCGCGGCCGCATTGGGCGGGGATGGGCGAGAGCACCTTCGTGTTCGGCATCTGGCTGCTCTATGGCGTGCATCGGCTGTTCGGGCGTTGGCCGTTTCGCATCTGCCTGTATCCGGTGGTGTTGCTGCACTGGGCGTCGCGTGCGGTGGTGCGGCAGGCGTCGATGCAGTACCTGGAACGCATCGAGGTCGCTACCGGCGCGCTCGGACACCCGGTGCGCCGGCGCGACAGCCTGCGCCACGTCGCCTTGTTCGCCGAGACCCTGCTCGACAAGTTGCTGGCGGTGGCCGGTCGTTATCCGTTCGCACGCGTGCGGGTGGAGGGGCGCGAGCGCGCATTGGCGACGCTGTCGCCGGGGCGTGGCGCGGTGATCGTCACCGCGCATCTGGGCTGCCTGGAATTGTGCCGGGTGCTTGCCGGCCACTACAGTTCGGCCCGGCTCAACATTCTGGTGCATACGCGCCATGCGGCCCAGTTCAATCGGATGCTGAAGCGGCTGGCGCCGGAGTCGGACGTGAACCTGATCGAGGTCAGCGAGGTGAACGCCGCGACCGCCGTGCTGCTCGCGGACAAGATCGATGCCGGCGAGCACGTGGTGATTGCCGGTGACCGCGTGCCGGTGCGTGCCAGCCAGACCGTGCGTGTCGATTTCCTCGGCCATGCCGCGGACTTTCCGGTCGGGCCCTACGTGCTCGCCGGACTGCTCAAGTGCCCGCTGCTGCTGCTCGGTTGCATCCATGAGGGGGCCAGCTACTGCGTGTCGCTGCAATGCCTGGCGGAACGCGTGGTGTTGCCGCGCGGGCGTCGTGCCGAGGCCTTGCAGGAGCAGGCGCAGGTCTACGCCGATGCGCTGACGCGGTTGCTGGTGCGTTCACCGTTTGACTGGTTCAATTTCTTTCCGTTCTGGGACCAAGCCCATGCCGACCCGCAGCGCTGA
- a CDS encoding acyl-CoA thioesterase, producing the protein MPTRSAERAPSPDLSITIELAPAFHDLDPMNIVWHGHYVKYLELARCALLQKYDYDYPAMHASGYFWPIVDLRLKYVRPAAYAQKLRVSARIVEWENRLRIDYEIHDVASGERLTRAHTIQVAVDAVSREMLYLCPPVLWQRLGVQP; encoded by the coding sequence ATGCCGACCCGCAGCGCTGAACGCGCGCCGTCGCCCGACCTTTCGATCACGATCGAGCTCGCGCCCGCGTTCCACGACCTCGATCCGATGAACATCGTCTGGCACGGCCACTACGTGAAGTACCTGGAGCTCGCGCGCTGCGCGCTGTTGCAGAAGTACGACTACGACTATCCGGCGATGCATGCCTCCGGCTACTTCTGGCCGATCGTGGATCTGCGCCTGAAGTACGTGCGCCCGGCCGCGTATGCGCAGAAGCTGCGGGTGAGCGCGCGCATCGTCGAATGGGAAAACCGCCTGCGCATCGACTACGAGATCCACGACGTCGCCAGCGGCGAGCGGCTGACGCGCGCGCACACCATCCAGGTCGCGGTCGATGCCGTCAGTCGCGAGATGCTGTACCTGTGTCCGCCGGTGCTGTGGCAGCGGCTCGGGGTACAGCCATGA
- a CDS encoding outer membrane lipoprotein carrier protein LolA — MKRVLAAMLLLFLGVTPLRAASELDEVAARIEQPQLLRGRFEQDKQVAGFRKPLHSSGRFVLVRGQGVLWFTERPFASQLALTGARLSVASGGSTRTIDAAEEPALAAVHAVLFDLLGGDIAKLQANFTIAAELLDDERWRLQLQPKPGLFAQAFTRIELEGARQVERVQLFEANGDGTVIAFRELGTGPELSADEAARLAQ, encoded by the coding sequence ATGAAGCGCGTGCTCGCGGCCATGCTGCTGCTGTTCCTTGGCGTGACGCCATTGCGGGCGGCGAGCGAACTGGACGAGGTCGCTGCGCGCATCGAACAGCCGCAACTGTTGCGCGGCCGTTTCGAGCAGGACAAGCAGGTCGCCGGTTTTCGCAAGCCGTTGCATTCCAGCGGCCGCTTCGTGCTCGTGCGCGGGCAAGGCGTGCTGTGGTTCACCGAGCGACCGTTCGCGTCGCAGCTGGCGTTGACCGGGGCGCGCCTGAGCGTGGCGTCGGGCGGCAGCACGCGCACCATCGACGCCGCCGAGGAACCGGCGCTGGCGGCGGTCCACGCGGTGCTGTTCGACCTGCTCGGCGGCGACATCGCCAAGCTGCAAGCGAACTTCACCATCGCGGCTGAACTGCTCGACGACGAGCGCTGGCGCCTGCAGTTGCAGCCGAAGCCGGGCCTGTTCGCGCAGGCGTTCACGCGCATCGAGCTGGAAGGCGCGCGCCAGGTCGAGCGCGTGCAGCTGTTCGAGGCCAATGGCGATGGCACCGTGATCGCGTTCCGCGAGCTCGGCACCGGCCCGGAGCTGAGTGCGGACGAGGCGGCCCGTCTTGCGCAGTGA
- a CDS encoding DUF3261 domain-containing protein, with amino-acid sequence MSAARLLVSSLLLALGACASLPRQRVLLPEPRLAPAAMAMDASLVQRLQFTRGDGRTEVLEAQLEVDAVGLRLAAFALGRRVLWLDWDGARLDEQRAPQLPESVSAAPFLRDLQFAFAPAPTLQAALPPGWQLREDGQRRELWHGGASAMVIAYATMPRWQGTVTLDNRIEGYRLRIETATVDGNPD; translated from the coding sequence ATGAGCGCCGCGAGGCTGCTCGTGTCGTCGCTGCTGTTGGCGCTGGGTGCCTGCGCCAGCCTGCCGCGGCAACGCGTGCTGCTGCCCGAGCCGCGGCTGGCGCCGGCGGCGATGGCGATGGATGCGAGCCTGGTGCAGCGATTGCAGTTCACCCGCGGCGATGGACGAACCGAAGTGCTCGAAGCCCAGCTCGAAGTCGATGCTGTGGGCCTGCGTCTGGCCGCGTTTGCGCTGGGTCGGCGCGTGTTGTGGCTGGACTGGGACGGCGCGCGTCTGGATGAGCAGCGCGCGCCGCAACTGCCCGAATCGGTGAGCGCCGCGCCATTCCTGCGCGACCTGCAGTTCGCCTTCGCGCCCGCGCCGACGCTGCAGGCGGCGCTGCCGCCGGGCTGGCAGCTGCGCGAAGACGGGCAGCGGCGCGAGCTCTGGCACGGCGGGGCTTCGGCAATGGTCATCGCCTATGCGACGATGCCGCGCTGGCAGGGCACAGTGACGCTCGACAACCGCATCGAGGGGTACCGCCTGCGAATCGAAACAGCGACTGTCGATGGGAATCCGGACTGA
- a CDS encoding beta-ketoacyl-ACP synthase: MRQSIYLHGLGVICALGNDVASVRAALFLAQAPVLARSAEVLPGKSVPLAPVTASLDSQQALPAWLRSRNNALLLSALAQIRPEVDAAIARHGAARVAIVLGTSTSGIGETERAVGEHLRDGGVPAWFDMRQQEMGSPALALRAAIGSSGPAYVVSTACSSSAKAIASAARLLRAGLADVVVAGGADSLCSFTVAGFASLESVSASGSNPLAAGRDGIHIGEAAALFLVSREPGPVRVAGHGESSDAHHISAPLADGSGALAAMQMALAEAGLDADAIDYVNLHGTATEQNDAMESLAVHALFGARVPVSSTKRLTGHTLGAAGALEAALAYLALTDNPEGLLPPHWLSGEIDPRLPPLQVVVPGRKLGRPLRNVLSNSFAFGGSNATLILERC, encoded by the coding sequence ATGCGGCAATCGATCTACCTCCATGGCCTCGGCGTGATCTGCGCGCTCGGCAACGACGTCGCCAGCGTGCGTGCGGCGCTGTTCTTGGCGCAGGCGCCGGTGCTCGCGCGAAGTGCCGAGGTATTGCCCGGCAAGTCGGTGCCGCTGGCGCCGGTGACTGCGTCGCTCGACTCGCAGCAGGCGTTGCCGGCTTGGCTGCGCAGCCGCAACAACGCCTTGCTGCTCTCGGCGTTGGCGCAGATCCGGCCCGAAGTCGATGCCGCGATCGCGCGCCACGGCGCGGCGCGCGTGGCGATCGTGCTCGGCACCAGCACGTCGGGCATCGGCGAGACCGAACGCGCCGTCGGCGAACACCTGCGCGACGGCGGCGTGCCGGCCTGGTTCGACATGCGCCAGCAGGAAATGGGTTCGCCGGCGCTGGCCCTGCGCGCCGCGATCGGCAGCAGCGGACCGGCCTATGTCGTGTCGACCGCGTGCTCGTCGAGCGCGAAGGCGATCGCCAGCGCGGCGCGGCTGCTGCGCGCCGGCCTGGCCGATGTCGTCGTTGCCGGCGGTGCCGATTCGCTGTGCAGCTTCACCGTCGCCGGCTTCGCCTCGCTGGAATCGGTCAGCGCCAGTGGTTCCAATCCGCTCGCGGCCGGACGCGACGGCATCCACATCGGCGAGGCGGCTGCGCTGTTTCTGGTCAGCCGCGAGCCCGGACCGGTGCGCGTCGCCGGCCACGGCGAGTCCTCCGACGCGCACCACATCTCGGCGCCGCTGGCCGATGGTTCTGGCGCGCTCGCAGCGATGCAGATGGCGCTCGCCGAGGCCGGGCTCGACGCCGATGCGATCGACTACGTCAACCTGCACGGCACCGCCACCGAACAGAACGACGCGATGGAGAGTCTTGCCGTGCATGCGCTGTTCGGCGCGCGCGTGCCGGTGAGTTCGACCAAGCGCTTGACCGGACATACGCTCGGCGCCGCCGGCGCGCTCGAGGCCGCGCTCGCCTACCTGGCGCTGACCGACAATCCCGAGGGCTTGCTGCCGCCGCACTGGCTGAGCGGCGAGATCGATCCGCGGCTGCCGCCGTTGCAGGTCGTGGTACCGGGACGCAAGCTCGGGCGGCCGCTGCGCAATGTGCTCAGCAATTCGTTCGCGTTCGGCGGCAGCAATGCCACGCTGATTCTGGAGCGCTGCTGA